A window of the Labrus mixtus chromosome 8, fLabMix1.1, whole genome shotgun sequence genome harbors these coding sequences:
- the ticam1 gene encoding TIR domain-containing adapter molecule 1: protein MSHTGQENPGTGLRDALDILVKAPSERLLSLTFKLGESPEDKIIHAMCLIVLQRGAQALEKLQTLRENHLANHLAEKWRLSGGKLEDFSVHCGDSKGFTGESSLAALARIFKVLSEQRLCDTLLRNLAYKRAVSSDDKKTSSNGDLEYFQLRDEAKEVCGPEFAEWLCSAPGPDSESNSDPLRSPSEANTALKVSPSQDQSERGHDLPSPLQASCSMPSYPTHLEISVPATASFQDDKRTPETSEEPKINSPDPIPGQSDTLKSTDHPEFVEKQNPKKVDKSAAESKKLDILIHPTTNKTTKPTTAPTSDLPGSTHINLPKMAAANAMQRSDSTEEEEEETFYAFVILHAPEDEDVAESMKEKLEIVTGSDGAIFCDDFDVAGKSTLRCVEDAINNSAFTLLLLTRNFNTPMKEVEADSALINSIHKKHKYNTVIPVLPRENFMSREDIPLVLRTKTTLEENKNFEKRVKKAMTPAVIKRQRKMWTEEQTLKMQKKKQERLQRSNQNRKQLLEESKALKLLEKEKLDLLLAQKLLLNPDLPPEQDDKARWHQQPNIHINNANYVMIGNDSRMTVGFPGGADNDDSMYTEEDEE, encoded by the coding sequence ATGAGTCACACAGGACAAGAAAATCCGGGGACAGGACTAAGAGACGCCCTCGACATTCTAGTTAAAGCACCTTCAGAGCGACTGCTAAGCCTGACATTCAAGTTGGGTGAGTCTCCAGAAGATAAAATCATACACGCCATGTGTCTGATCGTTCTCCAGAGAGGGGCGCAGGCTCTGGAAAAACTCCAGACTCTCAGAGAAAACCACCTCGCTAACCATCTGGCTGAAAAATGGCGGCTGAGCGGAGGTAAATTAGAAGATTTCAGTGTCCACTGTGGTGATTCTAAAGGGTTCACTGGAGAATCTTCACTGGCGGCTTTGGCACGCATTTTTAAGGTTTTGTCCGAACAGAGGCTGTGTGACACACTTCTGAGAAATCTGGCGTACAAGAGAGCCGTTTCCAGTGATGACAAAAAGACGAGCAGCAATGGCGATCTGGAGTATTTTCAGCTCAGAGATGAAGCTAAGGAGGTCTGTGGGCCTGAGTTTGCAGAGTGGCTATGCTCCGCTCCAGGGCCCGATTCGGAGTCTAACAGTGATCCTCTTAGAAGTCCAAGTGAAGCAAACACAGCTTTAAAAGTGAGTCCTTCTCAAGATCAGTCAGAGAGAGGACACGATCTGCCCAGCCCACTGCAGGCAAGCTGCTCCATGCCCTCATACCCCACTCATCTCGAGATCAGCGTACCTGCAACCGCCTCTTTTCAAGATGACAAAAGAACTCCAGAAACATCAGAGGAACCCAAAATAAACTCCCCCGATCCAATTCCTGGACAATCAGATACCTTGAAATCTACTGATCATCCAGAGTTTGTCGAAAAGCAAAACCCAAAAAAGGTTGACAAATCAGCGGCAGAGAGCAAGAAGTTGGACATTCTTATCCATCCAACTACAAACAAAACCACCAAACCAACCACAGCACCTACATCAGATTTACCTGGTTCAACACACATTAACCTGCCAAAGATGGCAGCTGCAAACGCTATGCAAAGGAGTGATAGtactgaggaggaagaagaggaaacattttatgCATTTGTTATCTTGCATGCACCAGAGGATGAAGATGTAGCCGAGAGCATGAAGGAGAAACTGGAAATAGTCACTGGTTCCGATGGCGCAATCTTCTGCGATGACTTTGACGTCGCTGGAAAGAGCACTTTGAGGTGTGTGGAGGATGCCATCAACAACTCAGCCTTCACTCTCCTGCTGCTCACTCGCAACTTCAACACTCCCATGAAGGAGGTGGAGGCAGACTCGGCCCTCATCAACTCCATCCACAAGAAACACAAGTACAACACGGTGATCCCTGTGCTTCCACGGGAGAACTTCATGTCCAGAGAGGACATACCTTTAGTTCTGCGCACAAAAACGACTcttgaggaaaacaaaaactttgagaaaagagtgaaaaaggCCATGACTCCAGCAGTCATTAAAAGACAGAGGAAGATGTGGACTGAGGAGCAGACGCTGaagatgcagaagaagaaacaggagaGGCTACAGCGATCGAACCAGAACCGAAAGCAGCTGCTTGAAGAAAGTAAAGCGCTGAAGttgttggaaaaagaaaaactcgaCCTTTTGCTGGCGCAAAAACTTCTTCTGAATCCCGATTTGCCTCCTGAGCAGGACGACAAGGCTCGGTGGCATCAGCAGCCAAATATTCATATTAATAATGCTAACTATGTTATGATCGGTAATGACTCTCGAATGACTGTGGGATTTCCTGGAGGTGCAGACAACGATGATTCCATGTAcacagaggaggacgaggagtga